A segment of the Bdellovibrio bacteriovorus genome:
CAGATTTTACACGAGCCATTTTGAACCTCTATTACGCCTCTATTACGCCACGGACTTTGCCGGGCACCGAAAGACAATTTTTAAATTAAAAAACTAGAATACCAAGCAACGACGAACTTGAAGCATGTTCGCGTCTTCTACATATGATGTTTTACCTAGTTGTCTTTTCGTCTTAGAGCTCATGTGAGAGTTCAGGTGACGCATGCGAGTGCTTTTTTTCTTAACTTTACCGCTTGAAAGAACTTTCAAACGCTTCTTAGCGCCAGAGTGAGTGCGCATTTTCATATAGATACCTTCCACCGATAAGGCGTTCTTCCCGAAAGGGAGGACTCTTAAC
Coding sequences within it:
- the rpmI gene encoding 50S ribosomal protein L35, which produces MKMRTHSGAKKRLKVLSSGKVKKKSTRMRHLNSHMSSKTKRQLGKTSYVEDANMLQVRRCLVF